The Candidatus Methylacidiphilales bacterium genome includes the window AGGCTCGATGTCCGCAAACACCGGCTCCGCGCCACAGCGCTCAATTGCGGCAATCGTGGCAACCGCCGTATGTGAAACCGTGATGACCGAATCCCCGGGACCGACACCGAGTGAACGCAAGGCAATCTCGATTGCATCCGTGCCCGATCCCACGCCAACCGTATGGCCACCTCCCATGTATGCCGAAAACTCCCGTTCGAAAGCCTCCACTTCCTGTCCCAGGATAAACCATCCGGAATCAAGAACCCTCCTGAAGGCAAGGTCAAAGGCCTCTTTGTTTCCGGCATAGATCCGTTTGAAATCGGCGGTTGGAATCATTATGAATTACAAGTAATGCTCCATGTTCCTGCGGTAATAATCCAATGTACAACTGAGCGAATCCGCAAGCGTCGTGCGAGGCTCCCAGCCAAGCGTCTCTTTAATATGCCCGTAATTTCCATAGTAATCTCCGATATCGATCCGTTTCCGGTCATCAGGATATTTTTTGATCTCATAGTGACCCGATCCGTGAATTTTTATCAGGAGTTCCGCAACATGCCTTAAGGAGACCGGCGGAGCTGAGCCCAAATTGAAGATTTCGCCGTGGGCTTTTTCGTTGGTAGCGGCCAGTAAAAAGGCGTCCACCACATCACCGACATGATTAAAATCACGAAGCTGTTCCCCACCCCACACTTCAAAATCCCGTCCTTCAAGCAGCCGACGGATCCAGATGCCGACAAATGTCTGACGCGCATCCTTGATGCGCATCCCTGGGCCGATGGTATTTGTGAGCCGCAACGAACTGGAGCGGATGTCGTACACGTTGTTGTAAAGAATGTGATACCACTCACCCGCCATTTTGTTGATCCCGTTGACATCGACCGGCCGCAATAGATGCTTTTCATCAACGGGCAGATAGTCCGGGCGTCCATAAAGCTGGCGCGTACTGGCAAAGACAATTTTTATCGAGGGGTTCACTTTGCGGCAAACTTCCAGAATGGAAAGCTGGGCCTGGCAATTGATTTCCAAGTCAGTGAACGGATCTTCCATCGAGTCGAGGTGACTGGTCTGGCCGGCAAGATTAAACAGATAATCCTTGCCTTGGACAAGTTGTTCGAGGCTTGCGGCATCCCGCACATCGGAAATGTTAACGTGGACTTCCTTTTCAATGTCGTGAATGTTAAACCTGTTTCCGCCGTAAGCGGGGATCAGGCTGTCAACCAGCGTGACATCCGCCCCAAGCGCGACAAGGCGCCTGGCGAGGTTGGATCCGATGAATCCCAACCCACCGGTGATAATGATCTTGCTGTTGAAATAATCGGATTCCACAAGCGCTATTCTTTCCAATGCCGGGTTCCTGTCACGCCCGTCCATGATGTGAATTCGTGCCATTGCCTGGCAACAAGATTTTTTTCAGCCTGCGCATGCCTTCGCCATAAAATCGGTCCCGAACCGCTCCGACATAGTGGCGGGCAATGGCTCCGGGTCGGGCATTCCAAGCCAGCGAAACTTCGTATTCCGCAGGCAGCAGCCCTCCTCGCCCGTAACGAGAAGCGCAGAGAGCAAAGAGCGTTTGTTCCACCCGCCACAGGTTGTCCTGCAACATCGGCGTGCGCGCGAGGCATTCTTCGCAAAATGCAAGATCAATAGCATGTCGGTAGATCAAGCAGACGCCGCTGTTGACTTTCGGCCAGAGTTTTATTCCCCACACTGCTTCCGCTTCCTTTGGATCAACCAACGAGGCTTCCTCCACATCCTGGTTAAACCAGCACCCCTCGGATCCTTCATCCACCCAACGCAGCATCTCGGCCGGTTTTGAAAAAAAGAGCACGTCTGCATCCAGCAGGATAATTCGCTCCTGCTCCGCAAGGACAGGAACATCAAAAATTTTCCGCCCCAAGGGATGGCGCGTGCGGTATTGGCGGCATAATGGAAACTGGGCCAGAACCGTTGCCATCCGATCGTCCGCTTCCGCTCTTTCAACCAAACGCGACTTGGTAAAAGCCTGCAAATAACGGGTGGTCTCGCTGCGGTCCAAAGTCCCATCATCGTGCAGTACCACTTCCCAATTGCGTCCGGTCCAGGCAAACCAACTGGCCAGCATCCAGCGGGCCAGGCGAAACTGTTCCCGCCCGGTAAAAACATGGACGGCCACCGGCTGTAGCGGATGCTTCGCATTGTGATTTTTCCAGCCCTTCATGCGGCCGCAAACCTGATAGTCGTGCCAGGTCGCGCTCCATCCGCGGGCCCAGTCCCTCCGGAACAACCACCAAAGCCGTCCGGGACGAATCATGGATGCCCGGACCCGTCTTTTTTGGCAAACACCAGATAACAACTGTTCTCGTAGCTCAATTGGAGGCGGTTCGCAAACAAGTCTTTCAAATACGCATCCAATTTCGGGTCTGATGGCTTTGCTTTCGCAGCTCCCTTTCTTACCACGATCAGGTCCGGGATTTTTCCGGTATAATATCCATAGAAAAAGTCGTCCTTTAGATTGGACCGGAATCCGTTGCTGAAACCAAATTCCGGGCCGGCACTGATAATCCTGCCCTCATCCTGGGCATCCACCATGCGCGATACCGGCAAATAGAGATTGCTGTAATAATCTGCTCGCACTTTGTGCGCAACAATGGATAACTGACATATCAAAAGAGCCGCAACCAGCCCGCAGGCCGCAATCCTTCCACCCTTCCAATTCCAAAGTTCCACTGCAAAACCCGCCAAAAGCAGGGCATACAGCGGCAGGATTTGCGGCATGTGGTAGTCGGATTTCAGCGTGATAAGAAAGGCCATCCCTGCAAATTCAATCGCCCACAATCCGGGTAACAGCCCCTCGGCGAGCCTGCGTCGGTGTAAAAAGATCCACCAAGCTCCGGCAACGCCGCCCGAGTAAACCAGGAAAATTATCAGTCCGGAAAGAGCCTTTACATGACCTGAAATATCTACCCCGTAAAGCGGCAAATAACGCACTGCGATTTCACCGGCCAATGCCGTCAATGGGTTGAGGTCCGGTGCCGACGTTTTTTCACCGAATTGTTCCAGGAAAACAGGTACATTTTTTGAAATGTAAATCCCCCACAACACTCCTCCCGCAAGATATGGAGCAATTGCCGGCAACAACAGGCCGGGGCGCAGTCGCTTCCAATCCAGAATCAACACAAGATACAGCATCCCCAACCAGCCGATGATTCCAATCGGATTTGTCAATCCCGCCAGTACGATCAGGGTCTGTGACGCAAGCACTGCGTAAGCCAGGTTTCTTTCCCGCAGCAGCAAATAAATGGCATAAGCTGAAAAGGAGCAAGCTGCGACCATCATGTCCATTCGGCCGTCCGCAGCATGGTTTAAAAACAGAAAATCGGAAGCCAGCAGAGCGGAAGCCAGCAAACCAACGGCGCGGCGTCCGCTCACCTTCCAACCAATCATGTAGGTAGCAATCAAACATACCGCTCCCCAGATTACGGACAGGCATCTTTGTTGCATGAGGCCGAATCCAAGCATTTTGAACCACGCGGCCAAAACGAGGAACCAAACTGGCGGCATCCAATACGTGTACCGGGCAAAGGTTTCATTCGTATGGTCAGCGGGTTCATAAAAGTCAGTCACGAGGCCGTGCCCATGCAGCAAATTGTAGGCAGGATTGGCTACAAAAGCCTCATCGATCCAGGGCAGCTTGGTTCGCGCCATCGCACCTGCGGCTATTGCATAATAAGCCAGCACCAGCAGGAGAGGCCAAGTTCGCCGGAACTTGTGAAACAGTTTAATCATACAGGTGTGCCCAATGCTTGTTTTCGTGGAATGAAACAACGGCGCATGGCCCCAAGCCAGGGTCGGAACCAAAGTTGGGAAGGGTTACTGAAGGCCGAACGCAGCAATAAGTCAAGGGCCTTGCCGGAAACCCCTTGTTGATGGAGATAAACCGCTTTGCGGGCAATGATTTGTTTCTTTTCAAATCGCAACTCCTGTTTCAGCCGGGCTTGTTCTTCTATTGTT containing:
- a CDS encoding NAD-dependent epimerase/dehydratase family protein codes for the protein MARIHIMDGRDRNPALERIALVESDYFNSKIIITGGLGFIGSNLARRLVALGADVTLVDSLIPAYGGNRFNIHDIEKEVHVNISDVRDAASLEQLVQGKDYLFNLAGQTSHLDSMEDPFTDLEINCQAQLSILEVCRKVNPSIKIVFASTRQLYGRPDYLPVDEKHLLRPVDVNGINKMAGEWYHILYNNVYDIRSSSLRLTNTIGPGMRIKDARQTFVGIWIRRLLEGRDFEVWGGEQLRDFNHVGDVVDAFLLAATNEKAHGEIFNLGSAPPVSLRHVAELLIKIHGSGHYEIKKYPDDRKRIDIGDYYGNYGHIKETLGWEPRTTLADSLSCTLDYYRRNMEHYL
- a CDS encoding glycosyltransferase family 39 protein produces the protein MIKLFHKFRRTWPLLLVLAYYAIAAGAMARTKLPWIDEAFVANPAYNLLHGHGLVTDFYEPADHTNETFARYTYWMPPVWFLVLAAWFKMLGFGLMQQRCLSVIWGAVCLIATYMIGWKVSGRRAVGLLASALLASDFLFLNHAADGRMDMMVAACSFSAYAIYLLLRERNLAYAVLASQTLIVLAGLTNPIGIIGWLGMLYLVLILDWKRLRPGLLLPAIAPYLAGGVLWGIYISKNVPVFLEQFGEKTSAPDLNPLTALAGEIAVRYLPLYGVDISGHVKALSGLIIFLVYSGGVAGAWWIFLHRRRLAEGLLPGLWAIEFAGMAFLITLKSDYHMPQILPLYALLLAGFAVELWNWKGGRIAACGLVAALLICQLSIVAHKVRADYYSNLYLPVSRMVDAQDEGRIISAGPEFGFSNGFRSNLKDDFFYGYYTGKIPDLIVVRKGAAKAKPSDPKLDAYLKDLFANRLQLSYENSCYLVFAKKDGSGHP